Genomic window (Pseudothauera hydrothermalis):
GCAGGGCATCGAGGCGCTGGCCCACTACATCATCGACGAGGTGCAGGACGTCTATCGCCTACAGGGTGTAAAGATCAACGACAAGCATATCGAGGTCATCGTTCGCCAGATGCTGCGTCGCGTGGTCATTACCGACCCGGGCGACACCAAGTTCATCCGTGAAGAACAGGTCGAACGCTCAGAAGTGCTCGACGAGAACGATCGCATGATCGCCGAGGGCAAACTGCCGGCGCAGTTCGAGAACCTGTTGTTGGGTATTACCAAGGCGTCGCTGTCGACCGACTCGTTCATCTCCGCGGCGTCGTTCCAGGAAACCACCCGTGTGTTGACCGAAGCGGCGATCATGGGCAAGCGCGACGAACTACGCGGCCTGAAGGAAAACGTCATCGTCGGTCGCCTGATTCCGGCCGGTACCGGTCTGGCGTATCACCGCAACCGTCGGGCGCAGAATAGCGGAGAGGACCTGGGAGGCGCGCACGCCTGGCCTGCGGTCGAGACGGCTGCAGCACAAAGTCAGGACGTGGAAGCTAGTTGACGAAAAAGGGGTTTTCGGACTACACTCCGGCCTCTTTTTGTGGACTGACCAATCGTAGTTAGTCTCAGCCGGAATCATCCGCCCGAGGCGGCCGTTGTGGCTGCCTCGGTTTTTTGGGAAATTCTTAAGCTATGCCAACAATCAATCAGCTTGTCCGCAAGCCGCGGGAAAATGCCGTCGCCAAAAGCAAGGTGCCGGCCCTGGAAGCGTGCCCTCAGCGGCGCGGTGTGTGCACGCGCGTCTATACCACCACTCCGAAAAAGCCGAACTCGGCGCTGCGGAAGGTGGCCAAGGTTCGCCTGACCAACGGTTTTGAAGTGATTTCGTATATCGGTGGTGAAGGGCACAACCTGCAAGAGCACTCGGTGGTCCTCATTCGCGGCGGTCGTGTCAAAGACTTGCCGGGTGTTCGCTACCACATCGTGCGCGGCTCGCTTGACCTCCAGGGGGTCAAGGATCGCAAGCAGGCGCGCTCGAAGTACGGCGCCAAGCGTCCCAAGAAGGCCTGATTGCCGGCATTCAACGAATAGCGAGAGATTGTCATGCCCCGTCGTCGTGAAGTTCCCAAGCGCGAAATTCTGGCCGACCCCAAATATGGGTCGCAAGATGTGTCCAAGTTCATCAATGTGATCATGCAGTCCGGCAAAAAGTCGGTTGCTGAGCGCATCGTCTATGGCGCGTTCGATCAAATCGTCGCCAAGTCCGGCAAGGATCCGCTGGAGGTGTTCTCTGCGGCGATCGCCAATGTCAAGCCGGTCGTTGAAGTCAAGAGCCGTCGGGTGGGTGGCGCCAACTATCAGGTGCCGGTAGAGGTGCGTCCGTCGCGCCGTATGGCGCTGTCGATGCGCTGGCTGCGTGAAGCGGCCCGCAAGCGCGCCGAAAAATCCATGGCGCAGCGCCTTGCGGGTGAGTTGCTGGAAGCGGCAGAAGGTCGGGGTGCGGCCATGAAAAAGCGCGAAGAAGTGCATCGCATGGCCGAGGCCAACAAGGCATTCTCCCACTACCGGTTCTGATTTCGTTTACTGGTAGTGATTCGAGCCCTGCGAAGGGCTCGATTGTTTTGTAACGCAACATCAAACACATCGTGCCACCGGCGCGATTGAAGAAAGGCAGGAATACACCGTGGCTCGTAAGACACCCATCGAGCGTTACCGCAACATCGGTATCTCCGCTCACATCGACGCCGGCAAAACCACTACGACCGAGCGCATCCTTTTCTACACCGGCGTGAACCATAAGATCGGCGAAGTCCATGATGGCGCTGCCACCATGGACTGGATGGTGCAGGAGCAAGAGCGCGGCATTACCATCACTTCCGCAGCCACCACTTGCTTCTGGAAAGGGATGGACCTGAACTATCCGGAGCATCGGTTCAACATCATCGATACCCCGGGCCACGTGGACTTCACCATCGAGGTGGAGCGCTCGATGCGTGTGCTCGATGGCGCGTGCATGGTTTATTGCGCGGTCGGCGGCGTGCAGCCGCAGTCGGAAACCGTATGGCGTCAGGCGACCAAATATAAGGTGCCGCGCTTGGCGTTCGTCAACAAAATGGACCGCTCCGGCGCCAACTTCTTCAAGGTCGTCGAGCAGATGAAGGCACGCCTGATGGCCAACCCGGTGCCCATCGTCATTCCGATCGGGGCGGAAGACAATTTTGCCGGCGTGGTCGATCTCATCAAAATGAAGGCGATCATCTGGGACGAGGCCTCTCAGGGCATGAAGTTCGAGTATCGCGAAATCCCGGCCGAACTTCAGGCTGAAGCCGAAAAGTGGCGCGAGCAGATGGTCGAGGCCGCTGCCGAAGCCTCCGAGGAGCTGATGAACGAATACCTCGAAAACGGCGATCTGCCCGAGGAAAAGATCAAGCTCGGCCTGCGTAAGCGCACCATCGCCTGCGAGATTCAACCCATGCTGTGCGGCACCGCCTTCAAGAACAAGGGTGTGCAGCGCATGTTGGATGCGGTCATCGAGTTTCTGCCGTCGCCGGTCGATATCCCGCCGGTGCAAGGGGTTGACGAGCACGAACAAGAAGCCAGCCGCCGTGCGGATGACAGCGAAAAATT
Coding sequences:
- the rpsL gene encoding 30S ribosomal protein S12 is translated as MPTINQLVRKPRENAVAKSKVPALEACPQRRGVCTRVYTTTPKKPNSALRKVAKVRLTNGFEVISYIGGEGHNLQEHSVVLIRGGRVKDLPGVRYHIVRGSLDLQGVKDRKQARSKYGAKRPKKA
- the rpsG gene encoding 30S ribosomal protein S7; its protein translation is MPRRREVPKREILADPKYGSQDVSKFINVIMQSGKKSVAERIVYGAFDQIVAKSGKDPLEVFSAAIANVKPVVEVKSRRVGGANYQVPVEVRPSRRMALSMRWLREAARKRAEKSMAQRLAGELLEAAEGRGAAMKKREEVHRMAEANKAFSHYRF